A genomic segment from Dethiosulfovibrio salsuginis encodes:
- a CDS encoding adenine nucleotide alpha-hydrolase family protein: MIKVAENLVSAYFPPDIISKISRCKSVAVSFSGGVDSSVVLISMISILGASKVRAYTFRSSLHLKQELERGMELCSDLGVRQIVIPGPEQEDIRVMENHLDRCAVCKRLRLEHLIGVCGDDSVLVDGTNYDDLKDPTRLGNRVISELGIFSPLAEAKMTKAMVREMAKKQGLPWWNESATACLATRFPRGERLDSFEMDRVAWAEIALKDNGFDVRLRALKGGVICMEFPPQKEEILTLPSGALLEILKPFGFHRIMVDLEGYKVGRIWP; this comes from the coding sequence ATGATCAAGGTCGCCGAGAATCTGGTATCGGCCTACTTTCCTCCCGATATCATCTCCAAAATATCCAGGTGTAAATCGGTAGCTGTCTCCTTCTCCGGAGGGGTGGACAGTTCGGTGGTGCTGATCTCGATGATCTCTATCTTAGGGGCCTCAAAGGTCAGAGCCTACACCTTTCGCTCCTCTTTGCATCTAAAACAGGAGTTGGAAAGAGGGATGGAGCTTTGCTCCGACCTTGGCGTCAGACAGATCGTAATTCCCGGTCCAGAGCAGGAGGATATCAGGGTTATGGAGAATCACCTCGATAGATGTGCTGTGTGTAAGAGACTGAGGCTAGAGCACCTGATAGGCGTCTGTGGCGACGATTCGGTCCTCGTGGATGGGACAAATTACGACGATCTGAAAGACCCCACTCGGCTAGGAAATAGGGTTATATCGGAACTAGGCATATTCAGTCCTCTGGCGGAGGCGAAAATGACCAAGGCGATGGTCAGGGAAATGGCAAAAAAACAGGGCTTACCCTGGTGGAACGAGTCGGCGACCGCCTGTCTGGCGACCAGATTTCCCAGAGGGGAGAGGCTTGACTCGTTTGAGATGGACAGGGTCGCCTGGGCTGAGATAGCTTTAAAGGACAACGGTTTTGATGTCAGATTGAGGGCCCTGAAAGGTGGAGTTATCTGTATGGAATTTCCTCCCCAAAAAGAGGAGATCCTGACACTTCCCTCAGGGGCTTTGCTGGAAATCCTGAAACCCTTCGGTTTTCATCGGATAATGGTCGATCTTGAGGGATATAAAGTCGGTCGTATCTGGCCTTAG
- the gpmA gene encoding 2,3-diphosphoglycerate-dependent phosphoglycerate mutase, translating into MYQVVLLRHGESVWNKENRFTGWTDVPLSDEGVKEAHRAGNLLSGEGYTFDIAYTSTLKRAIKTLWIVLEEMDLMWLPVYRSWRLNERHYGALQGYNKAEMAAERGEEQVNLWRRSYDVPPPELDEDDPRYPGLDPRYSSLDKEDVPKSECLKDTVDRFLPYWNETIVPAIKSGQKVIVVAHGNSLRALVKYLDGISDEDIVGLNIPTGIPLVYELDEDMKPIFHYYLGDAQAVERAQKVVADQGKAN; encoded by the coding sequence ATGTATCAGGTAGTTTTGCTTCGTCACGGTGAGAGCGTATGGAACAAAGAGAACAGGTTTACCGGCTGGACCGACGTCCCTTTGTCCGATGAAGGGGTTAAAGAGGCTCACAGGGCGGGAAATCTTCTGTCCGGAGAGGGATACACTTTCGACATCGCCTACACCTCGACCTTGAAAAGGGCTATAAAGACTTTATGGATAGTCCTGGAGGAAATGGATCTGATGTGGCTGCCGGTGTACAGGTCCTGGAGGCTTAACGAGAGACATTACGGAGCCCTCCAGGGTTACAACAAGGCGGAAATGGCGGCGGAAAGAGGAGAGGAACAGGTAAACCTCTGGAGACGGAGTTACGATGTTCCTCCTCCTGAGCTGGATGAGGACGACCCCCGTTATCCAGGTCTTGATCCCCGTTATTCCTCTTTGGATAAGGAGGATGTCCCTAAGTCGGAGTGCCTTAAGGACACCGTGGACCGTTTTCTTCCCTACTGGAACGAGACCATAGTCCCCGCTATAAAATCAGGCCAGAAGGTTATAGTAGTAGCCCACGGCAACAGCCTAAGGGCGTTGGTCAAATACCTCGACGGTATTTCAGACGAGGATATCGTCGGGCTGAACATCCCTACCGGTATCCCGCTGGTTTATGAGCTGGACGAGGATATGAAGCCGATTTTCCACTATTACCTCGGCGACGCCCAGGCGGTAGAGCGGGCTCAGAAGGTGGTAGCCGATCAGGGAAAGGCTAATTAG
- a CDS encoding transglycosylase SLT domain-containing protein: protein MLFLNRKILIALFLLLWMVSPSFAVTYPSGLVRDGAFVQLYCFDEQSRPIVMETIKSYLDALDDRLSSQRQSNYAAYFSRSSLDYGVDPFMLVAVAIQRSALDWTYNTGGRYGLMAIDWDANKRWITQDHPRVTSRRILCKPVINVRVGADLMSRELRKSAMDYGKMIDGSYSMGPGATEAIREHYRNMARVFRVSIEKGRS from the coding sequence GTGCTTTTCCTTAATCGCAAAATCCTGATAGCCCTTTTCCTTTTACTCTGGATGGTTTCTCCCTCTTTTGCTGTGACCTATCCCTCTGGGCTGGTCAGAGATGGGGCCTTTGTACAGCTGTACTGTTTCGACGAACAGAGCCGTCCAATTGTGATGGAGACGATAAAGTCCTATCTAGATGCCCTGGACGATAGGCTGAGCTCCCAGAGGCAGAGTAACTACGCAGCCTATTTTAGCCGGTCCTCTCTGGACTACGGTGTCGACCCCTTCATGCTGGTCGCTGTGGCAATTCAGAGATCAGCACTGGATTGGACGTACAACACCGGCGGTCGATACGGGCTTATGGCGATTGATTGGGACGCTAACAAACGGTGGATCACCCAGGATCACCCTAGGGTCACATCCAGAAGAATTCTCTGTAAACCCGTCATAAACGTCAGGGTGGGGGCGGATCTCATGTCGAGAGAGCTCCGAAAGTCGGCTATGGACTACGGAAAGATGATCGATGGATCTTACTCTATGGGGCCTGGAGCTACGGAGGCTATCCGGGAGCACTATAGAAATATGGCCAGGGTCTTTCGGGTATCGATAGAAAAAGGGAGGTCTTAG
- a CDS encoding universal stress protein, with protein MFKRIFYPTDLSERSGRDLKWVATNLSDPSGEMVVAHRVGVSVGTDVPELVSQIQIALDEFCEANIPPETAYKAFVEAGSYGEVLPSIAQREGCSIAVVATSPRSSVLPIVQSLAIPQLILRWEAPPVIPGNLLNSVVVATNLEQERSNQVIMALRDLLEKNNRKPPITLIHGVPMADPSSAHLLFNQASEAMEMARQEVESWNGEAHSKLVGGQTEEELPKLVRELNTSLLVIGLPIKTDIWQLILGNTAEALVDRTACPVLVIPTS; from the coding sequence ATGTTTAAACGCATATTTTACCCCACAGACCTTTCGGAGAGATCAGGAAGAGATTTAAAATGGGTAGCAACCAATCTTTCCGACCCCTCAGGGGAGATGGTAGTGGCCCATAGGGTAGGGGTTTCGGTAGGAACCGACGTACCTGAGCTTGTCAGCCAGATCCAGATAGCTCTGGATGAATTTTGCGAGGCTAACATTCCACCGGAAACGGCCTATAAGGCTTTTGTCGAAGCAGGATCCTACGGAGAGGTCCTTCCTTCAATCGCCCAGAGGGAGGGCTGTTCCATCGCGGTAGTGGCCACATCTCCTAGGTCGTCGGTCCTACCTATAGTCCAGTCTCTAGCTATCCCCCAGCTGATACTCAGATGGGAAGCTCCTCCTGTTATTCCAGGGAACCTCTTAAACAGCGTAGTTGTGGCGACCAACCTGGAACAGGAAAGAAGCAATCAGGTGATAATGGCACTTCGAGACCTCCTTGAGAAAAACAACCGTAAACCACCGATTACTCTGATACACGGCGTACCGATGGCGGACCCATCATCTGCCCATCTGCTCTTCAACCAAGCGTCGGAGGCCATGGAGATGGCGCGGCAGGAGGTGGAGTCCTGGAACGGGGAGGCCCACTCTAAATTAGTGGGAGGTCAGACGGAGGAGGAGTTACCTAAGCTAGTGAGAGAGTTGAACACCTCTCTTCTGGTCATAGGGTTACCTATAAAAACCGACATATGGCAACTTATCCTTGGGAATACCGCCGAGGCGTTGGTGGACAGAACCGCCTGCCCAGTTCTGGTAATCCCGACAAGCTAA
- a CDS encoding lysophospholipid acyltransferase family protein: MNQDRQWNLLRKATVMFQSIPHRGAVFIGGLMGLLLWGVSKERVDKAEARCVRALGIGPTLARDIVRKSYVNHGRCVAEFIRLPIMKEKLSSMVSIHGEHHLRNAFLRGKGVILLSGHIGNWEIGAAALAMKGYPMNAIGADQRDSRVTDMITSIRGACSVKGIGKGFNLKAALSCLRSGEILCILLDQDAKSNGLVLPFLGLPASTPYGPVKIASKLGAAVVPVFSIRRGGGDKFDLHFLPPLEMPSSIASEIDVERSTSICNDVISSWIRKHPDQWMWLYPRWSSTLGDR; the protein is encoded by the coding sequence ATGAACCAGGACAGACAATGGAACCTTTTGCGAAAGGCTACGGTGATGTTTCAGTCTATTCCCCATCGAGGAGCCGTTTTTATCGGAGGACTTATGGGGCTTTTGCTGTGGGGAGTCAGTAAAGAAAGGGTCGATAAGGCAGAGGCCAGGTGCGTCAGGGCCCTGGGAATCGGCCCTACTTTGGCGCGGGATATCGTCAGAAAATCGTACGTAAACCACGGTCGCTGTGTGGCTGAATTTATCAGGCTGCCGATAATGAAGGAGAAGTTGTCCTCCATGGTATCCATCCATGGCGAGCATCACCTCCGGAACGCCTTTCTGAGAGGTAAAGGGGTTATCCTCCTATCAGGCCATATAGGTAACTGGGAGATAGGGGCAGCTGCGTTGGCTATGAAAGGTTACCCCATGAACGCTATCGGTGCGGATCAGAGGGACTCTAGGGTGACCGATATGATAACCTCTATAAGGGGAGCCTGTTCGGTGAAAGGGATCGGCAAGGGCTTTAACCTTAAAGCCGCTTTGAGTTGCCTTCGATCGGGGGAGATCCTATGTATCCTACTGGATCAGGACGCTAAATCAAACGGCTTGGTGCTCCCCTTCTTAGGTTTACCTGCGAGCACTCCCTATGGACCTGTTAAAATAGCGTCCAAGCTAGGAGCGGCGGTAGTCCCCGTCTTTTCGATCAGGCGGGGAGGTGGAGATAAATTTGATCTTCACTTTCTGCCCCCTCTTGAGATGCCTTCCTCCATCGCCTCGGAAATAGACGTTGAAAGGTCGACCTCTATATGTAACGATGTTATCAGCTCTTGGATCAGGAAGCACCCCGACCAGTGGATGTGGCTTTACCCAAGGTGGTCCAGCACCTTAGGAGACCGATAG